CGCTGGGCCTCACGCTCCTGCTCTTCCTGGCCGTGCTCGCCAGCGTGATGCTGGCCCGCCGCCGGGCGGTGGCGCTCACCGCGCTGCAGCACCGGCTGGCCGCGGTGCTCGAGTCCACCACCGACCCGGTCTGCTTCGCCGATTCGCATGGCTCCCCGCTCTACCTCAATGAAGCGGGACGCCGCCTGCTGCTGGGCGCCGGCGGCACCGAGGACGCCTCGCTGCTCGCGGCGCGGGTGCTGCTCCGTCCCGAGGCGCGGCAGGCGGCGGAGGACCGGGGCACCTGGAGCGGGGAAAGCACGCTGCTGCTGGCCGATGGCCGCGAGCTGACGCTGTCCCAGGTACTCATCTGCCATCGCACCGAGCAGGGGGTGGTGGACTTCTACTCCACGCTGGCGCGCGACATCACCGAGCGGAAGCAGCTGGAGCGGCGGCTCTCCGAGGAGAAGGAACGGGCCGAGGTGACCCTGGGGTCGATCGGCGACGCGGTGATCCGCACCGACGCGCTGGGGGTCATCGAGTACCTGAACCCGGTGGCGGCGGAGCTGCTCGGCGAGACGCCGGCGGCCCTCATCGGCGAGTCGATCGCGGGGCAGATCGTCCTGGTGCACGAGACCACCCGCGAGCCGCTGGAGAACCCGGTGGAGACCGCCCTCCGGGAGCGCCGGGTGGTGGGGCGCTCCAACTTCTCGCTGCTGATCCGGCCGGACGGGCGCGAATTCGCCATCGACGAGAGCGCGGCGCCGATCGCCGGCGCCGACGGCGAGATCCTCGGCGCGGTGTTCATCTTCCACGACGTGAGCCGCGCCCGCAGCCTGGCCCGGCAGCTGGCCCACCAGGCCAGCCACGATTTCCTCACCGGGCTGGTCAACCGCCACGAGTTCGAGCGCCGGGTGGGCCGGGCACTCACCCGGGCGCAGCAGGAGGCGGTGACCCACGCCCTCTGCTTCCTCGACCTCGACCAGTTCAAGGTGGTCAACGATACCTGCGGCCACGTGGCGGGGGATGAACTGCTGCGGCAGCTGGCCCAGGCGCTGACCCGGAAGATCCGCCGCCGCGACACCCTGGCGCGGCTCGGCGGGGACGAGTTCGGCGTGCTGCTGGAGCACTGCCCGCCGGGCCAGGCCGCCCGGGTGGCCCACGACCTCCTCGAGACCATCCAGGAGTTCCGCTTCGTCTGGGAGGGCAAGCCCTTCGCCCTCGGGGTGAGCATCGGGGTGGTGCCCATCACGGCGGAGAGCGAGAGCCTGGCCACCATCCT
The Gemmatimonadota bacterium DNA segment above includes these coding regions:
- a CDS encoding EAL domain-containing protein: MLARRRAVALTALQHRLAAVLESTTDPVCFADSHGSPLYLNEAGRRLLLGAGGTEDASLLAARVLLRPEARQAAEDRGTWSGESTLLLADGRELTLSQVLICHRTEQGVVDFYSTLARDITERKQLERRLSEEKERAEVTLGSIGDAVIRTDALGVIEYLNPVAAELLGETPAALIGESIAGQIVLVHETTREPLENPVETALRERRVVGRSNFSLLIRPDGREFAIDESAAPIAGADGEILGAVFIFHDVSRARSLARQLAHQASHDFLTGLVNRHEFERRVGRALTRAQQEAVTHALCFLDLDQFKVVNDTCGHVAGDELLRQLAQALTRKIRRRDTLARLGGDEFGVLLEHCPPGQAARVAHDLLETIQEFRFVWEGKPFALGVSIGVVPITAESESLATILRDADAACYAAKERGRNRVHFYEPNDVLLAVRQGEMQWVSRITSALEEQRFRLYGQVIAPLVSRPNEPPRLEVLLRLIERDGSIIAPGAFIPAAERYNLMGAVDRWVVREVMTLYDRAVRQGPVPIASINLSGASLGDPSMLAYVREMLARHQLPPETLCFEITETAAIANLALAAHFIRELKAIGCWFALDDFGSGMSSFAYLQSLPVDALKIAGAFLRHIETDAVEYAMVEAITRVGHVMRLKVVAEGVENLDTLETLRTLGVDYAQGFAIGEPVPLEQLMLGPPLTGAAEAVARRGQLPPLSPRTRPATV